One segment of bacterium DNA contains the following:
- a CDS encoding cystathionine beta-synthase, whose translation MNDSNELQYITRILENIPVGWLQLTTHRLDIYEEHLAKTQFLEQFEQLFDTNNTDQAALAELPTAYDYIRLGHPLSSVLEWTVARLMNLRPESVISFASKTLPLMAVLRKNLLEEKSTQILYKDSLPAYFDAESLRNIYGYSFDLQQIESTKDIPPFAGSTVVLLDRLPLENAQIPEGIDFLLALYDELGSVLLVNSDAHSSYISEIQHVRRRETIAMTPANCFSILQKLTGISLQTDSENPRNATLNKETVTKTIQRITGTETPVLIASSGLSIQYAIVMGLIDHALEAHKGKAIKIIVPPNCYGGTNDQARRIAACIDRVEVLDLLVDDGHDMVESLDAILENVAKDDAVPYIIAEIPTNPRVEVPDLDALAKALGKLRTTSAGRNAVEPVFILDQTFCPNFHFLREEDVLSSVKTIAYISGSKFPSGGRCTAGYCVANGQARSLMGNIEKHLILCDNEATHLQLQLLTEYLPSMNERIQAAYDNTREFVRFIADVLPDAKINFVSEELAARGFTPSVFSLDLPTKGDSEREREAYKRDLNLKLINLMIHRIPEECKYCVSYGQLKGSYWTIPATSTQGTTKEDDKDYIVRTSLSSNMDLEHHKEVFREFVTQIQ comes from the coding sequence ATGAACGACTCTAACGAACTGCAATATATCACTCGTATCCTAGAAAACATTCCTGTGGGCTGGCTTCAGCTAACGACCCATCGGCTCGATATCTATGAAGAACACCTAGCAAAAACTCAGTTCCTAGAACAGTTTGAGCAATTATTCGATACAAATAACACGGATCAAGCCGCTCTTGCTGAACTACCGACCGCGTATGACTACATTCGATTAGGACATCCGTTATCCTCAGTACTTGAGTGGACGGTGGCCCGTCTCATGAATCTACGACCTGAAAGTGTCATTAGCTTCGCTTCTAAAACTCTACCGCTCATGGCAGTCCTGAGAAAAAATCTCCTTGAAGAAAAATCCACTCAAATCCTCTACAAGGATTCTCTTCCAGCCTATTTTGATGCGGAATCCCTCCGAAATATTTATGGGTACTCATTCGATCTACAACAGATAGAAAGTACGAAAGACATTCCTCCTTTTGCTGGAAGCACGGTCGTCTTACTCGACAGACTTCCGCTCGAAAATGCTCAGATTCCTGAAGGTATCGATTTTTTACTTGCTCTGTATGACGAGCTTGGAAGTGTTCTGCTTGTCAATAGTGATGCTCATTCCTCCTACATTTCAGAGATTCAACATGTACGGAGAAGAGAGACTATCGCGATGACGCCAGCAAATTGCTTCTCGATTCTTCAAAAGCTAACAGGAATTTCGCTACAGACTGATTCGGAGAACCCAAGGAATGCAACTCTCAATAAAGAGACTGTGACGAAGACCATCCAGCGTATCACTGGCACTGAGACCCCCGTTCTTATCGCTTCAAGCGGTCTTTCCATACAATACGCAATCGTCATGGGTCTCATTGATCACGCCCTTGAAGCGCATAAAGGAAAGGCGATCAAGATTATTGTTCCCCCAAACTGCTATGGCGGAACAAACGATCAAGCACGGCGAATTGCCGCGTGTATTGATAGAGTCGAAGTCCTTGATCTCCTCGTAGATGATGGACATGATATGGTTGAAAGCCTTGATGCTATCCTCGAAAATGTTGCGAAAGACGATGCGGTGCCCTATATCATCGCCGAGATACCTACTAATCCAAGAGTAGAAGTTCCAGACTTAGATGCGCTAGCGAAAGCACTCGGCAAGCTTCGCACGACCTCCGCCGGACGGAATGCTGTCGAGCCAGTATTCATTCTTGATCAAACGTTTTGTCCTAATTTTCACTTTCTGCGTGAAGAAGATGTCCTCTCTTCGGTTAAAACCATTGCGTATATCAGTGGTTCAAAATTTCCCAGTGGCGGAAGATGCACCGCTGGATATTGCGTGGCAAATGGGCAGGCTCGATCACTGATGGGGAATATTGAGAAGCATCTGATCCTCTGTGATAACGAGGCGACCCATCTTCAACTGCAATTACTTACTGAGTATCTGCCATCGATGAATGAACGAATTCAGGCCGCCTACGATAACACTCGTGAATTTGTCCGATTTATTGCTGACGTGCTACCAGATGCAAAGATTAACTTTGTATCAGAGGAATTAGCAGCTCGAGGGTTCACCCCATCTGTCTTCTCATTAGACCTTCCGACAAAGGGAGATTCAGAGCGAGAACGAGAGGCCTATAAGCGAGACTTAAATTTGAAGTTAATCAATCTCATGATTCATAGGATACCAGAGGAGTGCAAATACTGTGTCAGCTATGGGCAGCTGAAAGGCTCGTATTGGACCATTCCCGCTACCTCAACACAAGGGACAACGAAAGAAGATGACAAGGACTACATTGTTCGAACATCTCTATCTTCAAATATGGACCTTGAGCACCACAAAGAAGTGTTTAGAGAATTTGTTACGCAGATACAGTAA
- a CDS encoding lysine 2,3-aminomutase — MEHGNWTENANPKYRAYTLGNYKQIPQLQNLSPEQIEAVDIVGQVLPFKTNNYMVDNLIDWENPEDPIFILNFPQRGMLIPEHYERMKAVVKTGDKQRIRKTADEIRLALNPHPAGQMELNLPRLKDGTPLPGIQHKYEQTILFFASQGQTCHAYCTFCFRWPQFVGMDSLKIAMKDAEQLVQYVREHPEVTDILFTGGDPLIMRARVLKTYVDALLDAKIEHVKTIRFGTKAMTYWPYKVLTDPDAEETIALMSRIVESGKHLAIMAHINHPRELQTPAARAAIRKVRALGAEVRSQTPILRHINDDWKLWAEKWQEEVSQGIIPYFMFATRDTGAQHYFAVPLARAWDICRKAMSTRSGIGRHIRGLSMSANPGKIQVVGVTEIKGEKLFVLRMLESRNPEWSHLPFFAKYDDAAVWIDDLKPAFGKPEFFYQEELDQMMLGSATDERLYTLSQVA; from the coding sequence TGAACAGATTGAAGCCGTAGATATTGTAGGTCAGGTACTCCCCTTTAAAACCAATAATTACATGGTTGATAATCTGATTGATTGGGAAAATCCAGAGGATCCAATCTTTATCCTCAACTTTCCTCAGCGAGGAATGCTCATTCCGGAACATTACGAGCGAATGAAAGCCGTGGTTAAAACTGGAGACAAGCAGAGGATTCGGAAGACTGCTGACGAAATTCGTCTTGCCCTAAATCCGCATCCAGCGGGACAAATGGAATTGAACCTTCCCAGACTCAAAGATGGGACTCCTCTTCCTGGAATTCAACACAAGTACGAACAAACAATACTCTTTTTTGCCAGTCAGGGTCAGACCTGTCATGCCTACTGTACCTTCTGTTTCCGATGGCCACAGTTTGTTGGAATGGACAGTCTGAAAATTGCCATGAAAGACGCTGAACAGCTGGTTCAGTATGTGCGCGAGCACCCAGAAGTGACTGATATTTTATTCACAGGAGGCGATCCTCTCATTATGCGAGCGCGAGTGTTAAAGACGTATGTCGATGCTCTACTGGATGCAAAGATTGAGCACGTAAAGACCATACGGTTTGGAACAAAAGCTATGACGTATTGGCCTTACAAAGTGCTTACCGATCCAGATGCGGAGGAAACAATTGCTCTCATGAGCAGGATTGTTGAGAGTGGAAAGCACTTAGCAATCATGGCTCATATAAATCATCCGCGAGAACTTCAGACCCCTGCAGCCCGTGCGGCAATCCGAAAGGTGCGAGCTCTTGGAGCAGAGGTGCGCAGTCAAACACCAATCCTTCGACACATTAATGATGATTGGAAGCTCTGGGCTGAGAAGTGGCAAGAAGAGGTGAGCCAAGGCATTATTCCATACTTTATGTTTGCTACGCGAGATACAGGCGCCCAGCATTATTTTGCCGTACCCCTTGCCCGTGCATGGGATATCTGTCGTAAAGCGATGAGTACGCGGAGTGGTATTGGCCGGCATATCCGAGGTCTCAGCATGTCGGCCAATCCAGGAAAGATCCAAGTTGTTGGCGTAACAGAGATAAAAGGAGAAAAGCTTTTTGTCTTACGAATGCTTGAATCGCGGAATCCAGAATGGTCACACCTCCCGTTCTTTGCAAAGTATGACGATGCTGCTGTATGGATTGATGATCTCAAGCCAGCATTTGGAAAGCCAGAGTTTTTCTATCAAGAGGAATTAGACCAGATGATGCTGGGTTCAGCCACGGATGAGCGTCTGTACACATTATCTCAGGTCGCTTAA